From one Lycium ferocissimum isolate CSIRO_LF1 chromosome 7, AGI_CSIRO_Lferr_CH_V1, whole genome shotgun sequence genomic stretch:
- the LOC132062625 gene encoding BON1-associated protein 2-like, whose translation MKPSSSSSFSRVLEITVISGENLHENRKQPVKKNAFVNIKTDNSSCNVQTTRMDKEGGSFPAWNEKLIVDLPMHARHLTVEVQCKNSSGIKTVGIARVPTSDFIGGFLPEDYLHFLSYRLRDVKGEKNGIINFSVRVKNAPPRTTSCAAAYSRQWTVEPVAMGSKNGSCGVVTGIPMYPGSSLIGLSMTRKL comes from the coding sequence ccatcatcatcatcatcgttctCTCGGGTTTTAGAAATCACAGTGATATCCGGTGAGAATCTTCACGAGAATCGGAAGCAACCAGTAAAGAAGAACGCTTTCGTAAATATCAAAACAGATAATTCATCATGCAACGTCCAAACAACTAGAATGGATAAAGAAGGCGGAAGTTTTCCTGCATGGAATGAAAAATTGATCGTTGATTTGCCCATGCATGCACGTCATCTAACGGTGGAAGTTCAATGCAAGAATTCTTCGGGGATCAAAACCGTTGGTATTGCTAGGGTTCCAACGTCGGATTTTATTGGTGGATTTTTACCTGAAGATTATTTGCACTTTTTGAGTTATAGGCTTAGGGATGTAAAGGGTGAGAAAAACGGGATAATTAATTTCTCCGTTAGGGTTAAGAATGCGCCGCCTCGAACAACCAGTTGTGCCGCTGCTTATTCGCGGCAGTGGACGGTGGAACCGGTGGCTATGGGAAGCAAGAACGGTTCTTGTGGGGTTGTGACTGGTATTCCTATGTATCCTGGGAGTTCGTTAATAGGTTTATCAATGACGAGAaaactttaa